DNA from Pajaroellobacter abortibovis:
GATCGCAGCTAACTCACCTACCATTTCTAGGTCTCCATTAACACCATTCCCCTCTCTCTTCCATACTGCTTGGCCAGCAAATGGCAAGTGGGAGGCACTTTTTTATTAGAATTCATGTTTTTTGGAACAATCTAAAAAATTTACCTTAATGGACGAACAAACAAGTCAAATATTTTACTTAATCAAAAATAGTGTAGCGTTGAACTTATGTCCCCTTTGTGATAGAGGCGCAGCGTCTTCAATTTCTTTGTGGTCTTTCACAAAGAAGGAGTTTTAACGACTATGGTTCTTTCCCCTCCAGCAGCATTGGATAATCTCAGAAGTAAAGGCAAAATTGTGCAGGTCATTGGTCCCATTGTGGACGTAGAATTTTCGCAAGGAGAAATCCCCAATATTCTCCACGCGCTCAAAATCACTAACCCTGCTCTCTCCAATGCAGAAGACAATCTCACACTTGAAGTAGCTCAGCATTTGGGGGAAAATCGAGTACGTGCTATCGCTATGGACTCTACAGAAGGGCTCGTCCGCGGCATGGAGGTGCGCAACACCGGCAAGCCAATCACAATTCCTGTAGGTTCCAAGTGTTTAGGGCGCATTCTCAATGTCATTGGAGAGTCGATCGATGAAGGTGGTCCTATTCAATCCCCAAAAATGGCCTCCATTCACCGTGCTCCCCCCACTTTTCAAGAACAATCCACCAAAGTGGAAATGTTTGAAACAGGGATCAAAGTGATCGATCTCCTCGCGCCTTATCGAAAAGGGGGAAAGATCGGGCTGTTCGGAGGGGCTGGAGTCGGAAAGACCGTCCTCATCATGGAATTGATCAACAACGTAGCAAAAGCCCACGGTGGGGTTTCCTGCTTCGCTGGAGTCGGTGAACGCACTCGCGAGGGGAATGACCTGTGGCTGGAAATGCAAAAATCCCAATTAGAATCCGGAGCTTCTGTACTTTCCAAGACCGCGTTGGTATACGGTCAGATGAATGAACCCCCCGGAGCACGAGCGCGGGTCGCACTGTCGGCTCTAACCATCGCAGAACACTTTCGCGATGAAGAAGGTCAAGATGTTCTTCTATTTATCGATAACATTTTCCGCTTTACCCAGGCAGGTGCAGAAGTATCAGCGCTCCTTGGACGCATTCCCAGCGCAGTCGGGTATCAGCCCACGCTCGCCACTGAAATGGGTGCATTGCAAGAGCGGATCACATCAACTTGCAAAGGATCGATCACCTCTGTGCAAGCAATTTATGTGCCCGCAGACGATCTAACCGACCCAGCACCCGCCACAACGTTTGCCCACTTAGATGCGACGACTGTGCTCTCTCGAGCGATTTCAGAATTAGGGATTTATCCAGCTGTGGATCCTCTGGATTCCACTTCGACGATCCTAGACCCTCAAATCGTGGGAGAACGCCATTACCAAGTGGCTCGCCAAGTACAACAGATCCTGCAGCGTTACAAAGAATTGCAAGATATCATCGCTATTCTAGGCATGGACGAGTTGGGTGAGCAAGATAAATTGCTTGTTGCACGCGCTCGGAAAATTCAACGCTTCCTATCTCAACCATTCTTCGTGGCTGCCCAATTTACAGGTTCTCCAGGCAAGTTTGTCTCTCTCCAGGAAACAATTGAAGGGTTCGAACAAATCACTCTCGGTCAATTGGATGAACTTCCCGAACAGGCCTTTTATATGGTAGGGAATATTGAAGAAGCAAAAGAGAAAGCGCGCATCCTACAAGCTTCATAAAGCATCCTCTAGGATCGCATATTAGACTAAATAAAGCCTTTTTAGAGAAAGGCACCTCCTGAAAGCAAACGATGCAAGTGGATGGAAAGAAAAAAGAAAACAAAATTCAGATCGAGATTTTGACTCCTCATGGACAAACATTATCCGTTCAAGTGGACGAAGTGACGATTCCAAGCACAGAAGGGGAACTTGGACTTTTACCAGGACACAGACCGATAATGGCAGTTCTTAAAGGAGGGATCGTAACTTATTTACAAGAGAAAGAGACCAAACGAGTTTCCGTCAGAGGCGGTTTTGCACGAGCAGAAGATGGGAAACTGCTTCTTATGACAGATAACTGGGTCCAACGTGAGGAGATTGATCCAGTTCAAGTTAGAAAAAAATTGATGGAAATTCAATTGAAATGGGAACAGGATGAGCATTTGAGAGGTAGTAAAGGGCCCCTCTCCGCACAAGAACGAGAAGCCTTAATGGAAGAACATCACTGGTTAGCCATTCAACTCGAGTTACACGGCGATCCCGCTCCGCCAAGAATCAACTCCTATGAAGAACCCATCCCTTCTTCTGTAATCCCTCAAGAAAGCAGCACTTCGTCTGAACCCTAATGCTCTAAGAGAACCATGGACCGATTTTTCTATCTTTATGTTTTAGTCCCAGTGGGGATTCTTGCTCTCCTACTCACATGTCAAGAATGGACTGTGTCTCCTGTCGTGTCTCATGCACCCTGCAAAGACTGCAAGGGGGGCCACTTTAAAGGAGATCCTTTCTCTCAAGAAGAGAATGAGCAACCGCTCGAAATCGTAGAGAGCGAAGAGAACATGTTAGAAGAGAATCTACAGCCCTCACTCGAGCAAGATGGAAGGGATAAAGCTGCTTCAACCATCCGGATAGGGTTTATCTTAATCACACATATAGGAGCACAGAATGCACCACCCCATACGCGCTCTTTGAAAGATGCGCAAAAGCTTGCAAATCAATTAGCTCTTCTGGCAAAGAGCGACTTTGCTGCAGCGGTGGCTCAGGGAGACACGGAATCTCAACAGGATACTGGTCCCATCTCAAGGGGGGTTTTAGAACCTACCGTCGAACAAAACGTGTTGCGGTTGTCTGTAGGAGAGGTGAGCCAGCCCATTGCCACCTCACGGGGTTACTGGATTGTCAAACGATTGGAATAAAATAGCATTGCACAACGAAGCGAATTTAAGAACGCGAGAATTAGAATAAGGAGAAAAACGAATGTCCACAATTACTGCACAACGCCCCCACACAATGCCTAAAGAAAAAGCTAAAAAGAAGGCAGAAGAGCTAGCTAGCCATCTTGCACAACGGCTGGGAATCGAATGGCAATGGAAGGGGGATGTGCTCTATTTTGAAGCACCTTCAGGCACCGCCAAAGGGACCAAAGGAGAAGTTACTGTCACCGATACGGAGATTGCGGTCGCTGTACAACTCCCCTTCCTCTTAAAAATGATGTCTCCCATGATTGAAAGCAAAGTCAAAGAGCAATTAGACACAATTGTAGCTTAATCTACATACTTATCCCAAATATAGAGTCTACAAAGGAGGACCCTATTTGGAGAAACTCCTAGTCGGTCAGAGTGTGTACTGGCTCACACCATAGACAAATCAAAGGCGATGAATACTGGGAAGAGCGGGTTCTTCTCTTCTTTTAGCTCTCTCCTCATTATTTTTCGCTTGGGGGGACAGTTTTATCGACGTGTTGTTGGTACACTGGAGAGCATCTCTCATCTCCAAAGGACTCTTCAGCTCTCCACAAGACCTTATGTGGTTGAGTCATCCAAAAGTAGGATGGAGCTCTTTTTTTAAAAACGCCAAGGTGCTCGTACGAGCCTCTATATTCAACCCGATGAACTTCACGATCTTTATTTAGTTCAGGCAAAGTGATCGCCCAAAGGGGCTTTCTTAGAGATCCAAGAGATCGATCCACTGACCAACACTCCTGATGCAGACGAATCTTTCTTGGCAGTAGAGGATTTTACCATCGCGTCTATATCACGCGGGTAGATGACGTGGTTACTGCGCTTCACACGCTCTGATTTGAACCGGCTCCAAAAGTGGCAGGTCCGTTTCATCAATCTGCAGACAACAGACCAGATGGCAGGCTTCGTCCACCATTTTTTCCCTTTGGCAGACCCAACCTCTCAAACCACTTCCTATGTAAACAACAAGAAAGAGCTGTTCGTCGATATAGATCGCTCCCTGCTGCGCCTCCAACTCAAGACGGGGGAATTAATAGAAGGGACAGAATGTGTCCGGGAGATTTTCCCTCAGGGGGAGATTTCACCTCCTGGCAGTTTGCTCACTTGGCTTGCGGATCGAACACGCGCCATGAGTTGCTTTGAAAATCGTGGAATTCAGTGGGTAAAGGCAATCAGCCTTACGATCCTGCACTGGATCAGACATATTATCAAAAATACGTTTTCAGAGCAATTAATCGAATCGGAAGTGATGACAGAACTAGGTAGTAGGAATCAAGAAAATCCCCATTCTACGTTCACAGATCCAGAAATAAGGTGGACACCAGCTCCCATTCTTACTCTCGTGATTCCTCCACTTGCAGGGGCAGAGGAATGGGATTCTCTCGACGGAGATCCCTTCATTGGTCACACCCAGGGAAGTTCTTCTGGCTTTGTGACCTTGTTCACACATCCTAACATCCACCAGTCACTGC
Protein-coding regions in this window:
- the atpD gene encoding F0F1 ATP synthase subunit beta: MVLSPPAALDNLRSKGKIVQVIGPIVDVEFSQGEIPNILHALKITNPALSNAEDNLTLEVAQHLGENRVRAIAMDSTEGLVRGMEVRNTGKPITIPVGSKCLGRILNVIGESIDEGGPIQSPKMASIHRAPPTFQEQSTKVEMFETGIKVIDLLAPYRKGGKIGLFGGAGVGKTVLIMELINNVAKAHGGVSCFAGVGERTREGNDLWLEMQKSQLESGASVLSKTALVYGQMNEPPGARARVALSALTIAEHFRDEEGQDVLLFIDNIFRFTQAGAEVSALLGRIPSAVGYQPTLATEMGALQERITSTCKGSITSVQAIYVPADDLTDPAPATTFAHLDATTVLSRAISELGIYPAVDPLDSTSTILDPQIVGERHYQVARQVQQILQRYKELQDIIAILGMDELGEQDKLLVARARKIQRFLSQPFFVAAQFTGSPGKFVSLQETIEGFEQITLGQLDELPEQAFYMVGNIEEAKEKARILQAS
- the atpC gene encoding ATP synthase F1 subunit epsilon, producing the protein MQVDGKKKENKIQIEILTPHGQTLSVQVDEVTIPSTEGELGLLPGHRPIMAVLKGGIVTYLQEKETKRVSVRGGFARAEDGKLLLMTDNWVQREEIDPVQVRKKLMEIQLKWEQDEHLRGSKGPLSAQEREALMEEHHWLAIQLELHGDPAPPRINSYEEPIPSSVIPQESSTSSEP
- a CDS encoding peptidylprolyl isomerase, with the protein product MDRFFYLYVLVPVGILALLLTCQEWTVSPVVSHAPCKDCKGGHFKGDPFSQEENEQPLEIVESEENMLEENLQPSLEQDGRDKAASTIRIGFILITHIGAQNAPPHTRSLKDAQKLANQLALLAKSDFAAAVAQGDTESQQDTGPISRGVLEPTVEQNVLRLSVGEVSQPIATSRGYWIVKRLE
- a CDS encoding polyhydroxyalkanoic acid system family protein, which encodes MSTITAQRPHTMPKEKAKKKAEELASHLAQRLGIEWQWKGDVLYFEAPSGTAKGTKGEVTVTDTEIAVAVQLPFLLKMMSPMIESKVKEQLDTIVA